The DNA sequence TATCATACCCGAAAAAATAACATAATACTTGTGAATTCTGTTTGTACAAATTTAAACAATGCCAGTTAAATGCAAACCTATTTTCCAGTAGTATATTGTCAATATCCATACCGAGACTTCGAATCTTGTTTTTATTTTAGAAAAAACTTCCATATTTCTCGATCAGTGGTTTCTTTCACTAAATGAGCTCCAAAAATGCCTTCTTCATCCACCAGGCTTCTCAGCTGCCGTGCTGCACTGTTGAAGCCAACATAATTCCTTTTTGTCGCCAAGTATAGTACTCCATACGGAGGCCTTAAACACTGAAGAATAACAACGGATATTTTGTTAATAGCTAGATTTTTTAGCACCAGAAGAAAAAATGAGTGCTGCACTACAATTCAATCACACAATTTATGCTCATATGAGTGGGTAAACATAGAGATTCGAGACAATTAAAGATAAGGTCTAAATAATTGAGTTGTCTTTTTTTTTTTTGTTGAATTCCTGCATAACATTCtaatttctctcaaaagaaagAATGAAGCCTTGCTTATGTTACTTCAATAATTTTGCTAGTAGTATTTCCTTAACAAATATTCTTTTTAGGTTCCCCTTGACACACTTCATACAGGTTCTAAAAAGCTTCTACGTACTTGAATATGTGAAACATGAAATTGAACTTTAATCCGACAATTAAGGGTAATGAAATGCAACTTACCTTTTTTATTAGTGCATATAGCTTCTTCAGAGAGGTCACTGAATAAGGAATCTCAGTTAACAAGATAACATCATAGCCCCCTTCTCCCTGGTCCATCTCACTAGCTCGTTCCCATGCTCTGCTTCCTGAGAGTTTTCTTGATCGCCTTAATGAAAAGTCTTGTCCCATAATGCTACCATCCTGGCTACTACACCCGTCATTGAAATCCTCCTCAGAAAAGCTCAGGCTCATTCCTGTTGGTACTTCAGGTGCATCGTTCTTTACAACCGATAGGACCATGGGGAGTTCTTCCCAATCCCCAGCGTAAAAGTGAACTGAAGGTGCAAGAGGATATCGTGATGGAGTCAAGGGGCTTTCAGGCTGGCGGCTTTGCCTGTCTCTAGCAAGCTCAAGATTTGCTAGCACATTAGGGATGGTTGTGCACCTTACAGTCTCTGCACTCGGATCTTGAAAATGCACTGTAGCAGCTCCCTGAAATATGTTCAAGTGCACTTGTAAGGAAGACAAATTAAGACATCAAATAGTTCATAATACTAACAGTCAATCGGTTACTCAGGAATCTATCCTTGGTATTATTTAGCATAGCTAAGCTTTGTCTTCACAAATAGAGGCCCTTCTAAAAATTAGCTTCTAAGTTCTATCGGCTTCTTGCATAGTTGCATTAGAGTGGAGTATCTATTTACTCTAACATGCACCACTTTATATGTTAACATTGACCGCTTCCGATCTTTATTTGAAAATTACTACTGAATAAAAGAAGCACTTGCACCCCTTGCGGATCTCCACCCCACTTGATTTGGCCCGGAGGCAATTAACAATCTTTATTTGGAAGAGTTTTATTTAAGGTGCATGCAGGATATATAATCCAAAAAGTAAATGGCTTCATTCTATTAGCAATACAGAAACTTATGAAGGATACTTCAAGCATAATACTGAAATTCAAAGAAAGATTCAGAATGA is a window from the Apium graveolens cultivar Ventura chromosome 1, ASM990537v1, whole genome shotgun sequence genome containing:
- the LOC141659231 gene encoding uncharacterized protein LOC141659231, producing the protein MRAPSLLAQCLPGLAQQDKGSQSVSVISDRDVHLSSPAVEIVPSRMAHPYKYAGENVDLQGVSIFKGRVSVADMIGLSGSDLIASKVDGSVKSWENSIDLVNVLKHDIRDGQLSFRGKRVLELSCSYGLPGIFACLKGAATVHFQDPSAETVRCTTIPNVLANLELARDRQSRQPESPLTPSRYPLAPSVHFYAGDWEELPMVLSVVKNDAPEVPTGMSLSFSEEDFNDGCSSQDGSIMGQDFSLRRSRKLSGSRAWERASEMDQGEGGYDVILLTEIPYSVTSLKKLYALIKKCLRPPYGVLYLATKRNYVGFNSAARQLRSLVDEEGIFGAHLVKETTDREIWKFFLK